Proteins from a single region of Equus quagga isolate Etosha38 chromosome 18, UCLA_HA_Equagga_1.0, whole genome shotgun sequence:
- the ANGPTL3 gene encoding angiopoietin-related protein 3, which produces MYTIKLFLVIAPLVISSRIDQDYSSLDSIPPEPKSRFAMLDDVKILANGLLQLGHGLKDFVHKTKGQINDIFQKLNIFDQSFYALSLQTNEIKEEEKELRRTTSKLQVKNEEVKNMSLELNSKLESLLEEKSLLQQKVKYLEEQLTKLIKNQPEIQEHPEVTSLKTFVEQQDNSIKDLLQTMEEQYRQLNQQHSQIKEIENQLRRTGIQESTENSLSSKPRAPRTTPSFHLNETKDVEHDDFPADCTTIYNRGEHTSGIYSIKTSNSQVFNVYCDVISGSSWILIQRRIDGSQNFNETWQNYKYGFGRLDGEFWLGLEKIYSIVKRSNYILRIELEDWKDNKHYIEYSFHLGNHETNYTLHLVEITGNVPNALPEHKDLVFSTWDHKAKGQLNCLESYSGGWWWHDVCGGDNPNGKYNKPRSKTKPERRRGICWKSQNGRLYTIKSTKMLIHPIDSESFELRQIKKPMN; this is translated from the exons ATGTACACGATTAAGCTCTTTCTTGTTATTGCTCCTCTAGTTATTTCTTCCAGAATTGATCAAGACTACTCATCACTGGATTCTATACCTCCAGAGCCAAAATCAAGATTTGCTATGTTAGATGATGtaaaaattttagcaaatggCCTCCTTCAGTTAGGACATGGTCTTAAAGACTTTGTCCATAAAACTAAGGGTCAAATTAATGACATATTTCAAAAACTCAACATATTTGACCAGTCTTTTTATGCTCTATCACTACAAAccaatgaaatcaaagaagaagaaaaggaacttaGAAGAACTACATCCAAACTCCAAGtcaaaaatgaagaagtgaaGAATATGTCACTTGAGCTCAACTCAAAACTGGAAAGcctcctagaagaaaaaagtctacttcaacaaaaagtgaaatatttggaGGAACAATTAACCAAGTTAATTAAAAATCAACCTGAAATTCAAGAACACCCAGAAGTAACTTCACTTAAA ACTTTTGTAGAACAGCAAGATAACAGTATCAAAGATCTTCTCCAGACCATGGAAGAACAATACAGACAATTAAACCAACAGCATagccaaataaaagaaatagaaaatcag TTAAGAAGAACTGGTATTCAAGAATCCAcagaaaattctctttcttctaaacCAAGAGCACCAAGAACTACTCCCTCTTTTCACTTGAATGAAACAAAAGATGTAGAGCATGATG ACTTTCCTGCTGATTGTACCACCATTTATAACAGAGGCGAACATACAAGTGGCATCTATTCCATTAAAACCAGCAACTCTCAAGTTTTCAATGTCTATTGCGATGTTATATCAG GTAGCTCATGGATATTAATTCAACGCCGAATAGATGGATCACAAAACTTCAATGAAACTTGGCAAAACTACAAATATGGTTTTGGGAGGCTTGATG GAGAATTTTGGTTGGGTCTAGAGAAGATATACTCCATAGTAAAGCGATCTAATTACATTTTACGAATTGAGCTAGAAGACTGGAAAGACAACAAGCATTATATTGAATATTCTTTTCACTTGGGAAATCATGAAACCAACTATACACTACACCTAGTTGAGATTACTGGCAATGTCCCCAACGCACTCCCGGAACACAAAGATTTGGTGTTTTCTACTTGGGATCACAAAGCAAAAGGACAACTCAACTGTCTAGAAAGTTATTCAG GAGGCTGGTGGTGGCACGATGTATGTGGGGGAGACAACCCAAATGGTAAATACAACAAGCCAAGATCAAAAACTaagccagagaggagaagaggaatatGTTGGAAGTCTCAAAATGGAAGGTTATACACTATCAAATCAACCAAAATGTTGATCCATCCAATAGACTCAGAAAGCTTTGAACTAAGGCAAATTAAAAAGCCAATGAATTAA